In one Streptomyces sp. T12 genomic region, the following are encoded:
- a CDS encoding TetR/AcrR family transcriptional regulator gives MSIDIYVCWTVERRPTKGRLDMRVTKAQAEQNRAHIVATASRLFRERGYDGVGVAELMAAAGFTHGGFYKHFRSKADLMAEASASGLSQTVARTEGLDPAAFVERYVSREHRDGRGDGCTIAALGGDAARQPADIKTEFAAGIENLLTALQPQSDTPGDADQRAARTMVIDMLAHSVGAIMLSRACPDGSPLAGEILDVCRKEILASLTQGNSDQPAARGPET, from the coding sequence ATGTCGATCGACATCTATGTATGCTGGACCGTCGAGCGTCGACCGACGAAGGGACGGCTGGACATGCGGGTCACCAAGGCACAGGCAGAGCAGAACCGTGCCCACATCGTCGCGACAGCCTCCAGGCTGTTCCGTGAGCGCGGCTATGACGGTGTCGGCGTGGCAGAACTGATGGCAGCCGCCGGGTTCACCCATGGCGGGTTCTACAAGCACTTCCGCTCCAAGGCCGACCTGATGGCCGAAGCGTCCGCAAGCGGGCTCTCGCAGACCGTGGCACGGACAGAAGGTCTGGACCCCGCCGCGTTCGTCGAGCGCTACGTCTCGCGGGAGCATCGCGACGGGCGCGGCGACGGCTGCACCATCGCGGCCCTCGGCGGCGACGCCGCACGTCAGCCGGCGGACATCAAAACAGAGTTCGCAGCCGGGATCGAGAACCTGCTGACGGCCCTTCAGCCCCAAAGCGATACGCCGGGGGATGCGGACCAGCGCGCGGCCCGCACGATGGTGATCGACATGCTCGCCCATTCGGTCGGCGCGATCATGTTGTCGCGGGCATGCCCGGACGGTTCTCCGCTGGCGGGCGAAATCCTCGATGTCTGCCGCAAGGAAATTCTCGCGTCACTGACACAGGGCAACAGCGACCAGCCGGCGGCAAGGGGTCCAGAAACCTGA
- a CDS encoding alpha/beta fold hydrolase, with protein MSDTHVTAPTQYIEVDGDRFAYRRWGKPSGVPIFLVQHFRGGMDNWDPLLTDGLAEGREVILFNGRGIASSSGTPRNRMEDMADDIAAVIRALGLEQVDLLGFSLGGYQVQEVTLRHPQLVRKLLLLGTGLRGGDPTSDPQVPQYALNPVPTLEDFLFLFFGRSEAAKQAGKAFWERRHQRADQDPPSSPAVAQAQFEATVAYAEPLPGENPYAHLNAITQPTLVLNGENDVMIASINSWHLAQNIPNAQLLIYPDAGHGAQFQYPERFLKHAIQFLDE; from the coding sequence ATGAGTGACACGCATGTGACCGCACCGACTCAGTACATCGAGGTTGACGGCGACCGGTTCGCCTACCGGCGCTGGGGCAAGCCCTCGGGCGTCCCGATCTTCCTGGTCCAGCACTTCCGCGGGGGGATGGACAACTGGGACCCGCTGCTCACCGACGGCCTGGCCGAAGGCCGTGAGGTCATCCTGTTCAACGGCCGCGGCATCGCCTCGTCATCGGGCACGCCGCGTAACCGGATGGAGGACATGGCCGACGACATCGCCGCGGTCATCCGGGCGCTGGGGCTGGAGCAGGTCGACCTGCTCGGCTTCTCGCTCGGCGGTTACCAGGTGCAGGAGGTCACGCTGCGCCATCCCCAGCTGGTGCGCAAGCTCCTCCTGCTCGGCACCGGCCTCCGAGGCGGCGACCCGACAAGTGACCCCCAGGTGCCTCAGTACGCCCTGAACCCGGTCCCCACCCTGGAGGACTTCCTCTTCCTGTTCTTCGGCCGCTCGGAAGCCGCGAAGCAAGCGGGCAAGGCCTTTTGGGAGCGCCGCCACCAGCGGGCCGACCAGGACCCGCCGAGCTCGCCCGCGGTCGCACAGGCGCAGTTCGAAGCGACCGTCGCCTACGCGGAACCGCTGCCGGGCGAGAACCCCTACGCCCACCTGAATGCGATCACCCAGCCGACGCTGGTCCTCAACGGCGAGAACGACGTGATGATCGCCTCGATCAACTCCTGGCACCTCGCCCAGAACATCCCCAACGCTCAGCTGCTGATCTACCCCGATGCCGGGCATGGAGCGCAGTTCCAGTATCCCGAGCGGTTCCTGAAGCACGCCATTCAGTTCCTCGACGAGTAA